The genomic interval CTCCAACTCATTATCGGCCCTCACTCCCAACTAGCCCCCTACTCAGGTCCAGGTCTCTTCTACCCAGATACAAACCCACCTCACGTATTCGTGGGTGCCAGATATGAGAAGTGTTCAGGGGAAGACTCCAGTTACCGTAGATCTCCTCTGGGATCAGAAACAGGGACACACACATAGCCagggaacacagagaagaagagaaggtgCTGCCATGAATGCAGTCTGGTGTCTGGACTCAGGACAGTGGCCCAGACTTCCAGGCTCCTGGGCCTCCCCTCTCCAGCACAGACCCCAGAAGTGTGCCCACCTTCTGGGGGGCATTTCCATCTCTCCAGGCTCAGGATGGCTTTCGCTGGGACCAGAAATGCAAAGGCGCTGGCCTGGAACAGCGGCAGCCTGGAAGGAGAGGCAAAGAGCaacagggcagggccaggggagggcagggacacagagacagcggagatggggagagaggggcacagagagaaggacagagagaatcacatccagggacagagacacagggacaaGGGCAGGGCAAAGCTGAGAGAAGTCGCTGTGGCCCCAGGCAGGCCTCTAACGTTTTTGGGGCCCAAGGGAGAAAACAAATGCAGTCTCTGGCCTACAACAtgctccctttccttcccaaCCCCACTTCCTGCACTGTGAGGGGCCATGTACAGGGAAGCAAACAGCTCAGCTATTGCATCCAAGCCCCACTCACAACCTTCCTCCATCCCCCCATCACAAAAACAACCATCTTGTGGCCACCCAAGCCTAGAGCTGTGCACACAGGGGCAGGGGCCCCTGGACAACAGGCCACTGAAGAAGACCACACAGGCCCTAAAAGGGAGGAGTGGGTGGTCCTGATTACCCAGAGTAGGGCTTAACAGGAGGAGAGCCCAGCTAGGGTATATTCCCTTAAACCCGCAGACTTCTTGCCTTTGAGGAACGTCAGGGGCCTAATGTGGGATCCCAGCTTCCGGGCTCTAAGGCTGGCTTGGGAGTAGGAGTAGCAGGTGGTGACAGATAGCAgcttttccccccaaagaaacAGCCCTCAGAGAAAACACCTGCTCCCACTGTGTGGATCACTGTGTGTgttgagggtggggaggcagaggcaggacagCTCACCGGATGCCCAGTGTGGTCTGGATGAGGGTGGTGATGCCCACGCAGGTGAAGATAGTACCGATGAGTTGGCTGACCATGTACTGGTCGCGGCCCACACACAGTGCCTCAGCCAGGAGGAAGGGCACAGCAATGGTGCCACTGAAGCATGTCAAGTAATGCtgggggatggtgggggtggggggagagtgtaTGAGGTGGAGCCCATAGGGCTCAAAGGGAAACAGGGGCGTCCTAACCATCCTTATGCCTGCCTCTGTGGGCCTGAACCCATGCTGCCCCTGGCAGCTCACCCAGGGCTGATACTCCTGCAAGGGATTCCCAGAGACCTACGCCTCACCTCTCTCTGGGTTAGTAATCTGCCTCCAAGTTATTCCTGTGGCTTCAGTGGAGTGAGTCCTCTTCCCTGTGACTGCCACTCTGCCTGGCAGGTGACATGTTCCTGGGGATAATCTCTCAGGCTCCATCagacctcctccccacccctgcttggcGACCGTCACTGTTGCTGACCTTAGGTTTCTCTTCCTATTACCCAAGATAAACTTGTTGGCCCAGAAAGGGGTGGGGATTCTGGGGAGCATGcagagtgggggcggggaagcCCTCCCGAGAAGCCCACCTGGAAGCCCAGCAGAATGCACAGGTACCAGGGTGGCACATCCTCAATCTTGTACAACATGTCAAACTTGGGTTCTGTAGGCAGGGACATCGTGGGATCCCTCGTGGAGGTCCCTGCTGAGCCCAGGGACTCATGCTGgggcagcagagagaaggaactCAGGGTGGAGTGATGAGGACCAGCTAAGTCCATTCTGCTCCAGAATCAATCAGATAGCCCAAGTGGCTGTCAGATCCTCAGAAAGAGGTCCAAACCACACCCTCCCTCTCGGTTCAGCCACCCAACTGCCACTTGGCCTGGCTACTCCCTGCTCGCTCCTCACATTCCTTTGTGCAGGGATGAGTCCACTCTGCTGGCTCCTGGAGGGCTTGGGACCAGGGCATTCCAACCAAGGGGATGGGCCCCTAAGTCAGAATGCCTTGGGGAGCAACAGAGGAGGGGACCAAGAAGGCTGAAGTCTGTGGACAGGCCCTCTTGGGCACACTGTGGTTTCACTCTTGCCCCCTTGGAGGTCCTCGGGGTTTCCCTGGCGGTGGGAGAGGTTGGGTCCCTGCTGGCCCTCAAGCTGGAGTCCGCCAGTCCTAAAGCTGATGACCCCTGCACCCACTGCCACCCACACACCATCCCCCAATTGCTACGTTCAGCTTGGGATAGTCACTCTTAATCAAGTTCATCAGAACTTTTGTCTCTTGCTTCCCGGGGAGAAGGCCTAAGAAGGCTCTCTAGCTCCCACCcaaccctgccccccacccaggtcCCACCCGTTCCCCAGCACCTGTGTCTGGCCCTCGGGGTCCTCCTGGGCCCTCATCTTTGGGGCACAGGTGTGAGCGGTTCCTGAGGAAAAGAGGGGATTGGCTTTACGAAGGCCAAGAAGGACTTTAGTCCACACATCAGACATTGTTTGAAGTAAATCTGTAACCAGATCCCCAGCTCTGATTGCGAAAGGAGGACCTGGGCGGAGATAACGTATTAACTCTGGCCATGGTGGTAAAGGCCACCCAAGCCTCTGCCGTCTGAGCACACCCTTCCCTGACTGCACCTGAGCCTGGGCATGGGACCTGTTCTTGTTTCCAAGAGAGGGTCAGAGTGCTGGTGAGGGGTGGGCAGTCTGGGAAGTTTACCAACCCCAGGGTGAGGTGGTAGTAGCGGGGGGCATTTACTAGGTCACACTCTGAACAAGACTCTTCCTCCCCACTTATTAATAACAAGTTAATAATTATCATTACCATGATCACTGTCTTTAATGAGGAATGACTGTATGCCAAGCAATTGCTATGTACTGCCGTGTTTAACCCCAGGCACTAGGCGGTATTAACCTcttttacagctgaagaaacagATCTAGGAGATGTGATCTGACCAAAGCCACATAGGTGCATGattttagaaaaacattccaaaaaCTCAGGTTGGCCTGAACTCCGGAGCTCATGCTATAAATCAGCCATTAAATTTGATAAAGGCCTGCCCTCCCCACACAGCCACTAATCCCTCAGTTTCTCAGAGGCCCAAAACAGATGGGCCAGCCTTGCCTGTTTCCTATGTCAAGACAATGATTCCCTTCCCCTCCCGGGcaggactggctacataattCACAGGACgctgtgcaaaatgaaaatttgggACCCCCGTTCCAAAAGCATTATGAATTTTAACACAGCAGTAGTAGAATATTAAACCAAATACAAGGCCTTTCtaagcactgggctctgtgtgaGTGCATGTCACTGAAACCTGCCCTCGACTCAGCCTGTCTTCTCCTCCTGGCAGGCCTACCAGCCTGATCATGGGACCTGGGGGCTAAAGGTGGTTGGGAGGGTCTGAGGAGCTAAGGCTCTTCAGCTGGTGGGGATGGACCTAAACTTCCTGGTTCTGCTTCCCTCTgggctgccccagccccagccccccagggCCCACCTACTTCTGGGTTGCTGTGCCCACGGCCAGGCCCTGTTCCAAGGACCCACAGGCAGCAGTGCTCTCCACCTGGGCAGCAGCTTCATCCCACAGCCGTGAATCCGTCGTCGTCAGCTTCTCCAGTCCCCAGCTGTTCCTCTGTCTGCctatcttctcctctcccttcttggCTCTTGCTCCCAGGTTTCCCAAAGTTGTCTGACCAGTTCGAAGCTTCCAAACTTCTTAGCATTttcctccccacctgcctctctccaccccagTACTCCCCAGGGGGCTATGGAGACAGAGCTCCACCCCTTACACTTAGGTGCACAAGTCCCACAGACATTCAGTTCAACCCAGCCACAtgccacacacacagaaacaaggCAGATATGTTGTACATGGTTTCAGATACACAAACAAATGGATCCACTGCACTCAGACTGTGCTGCAGTGTATCTAAATCACtccatgtaggggcgcctgggtggctcagtcagttgagcgtcggctcaggtcatgatctcacagtcagtggtttctagcccctcgtcgggctctgtgctgacagctcagagcctggagcctgtttcagattctgtgtctccctctctctctgcccctcccctgtttgcactctgtctctgtctcaagaataaataaacagtagaaaaaaaaaaaaacttaaaaaaataaataaatcactccATGTAATCACAGGGCCACACAGATCCATGTCATAGGATCCCATCTCCACACCCAATACACTGGCAGCTCAGCTGGTTCCTTGGGCCCTGGCTCTCTTCCTGGTGACTAGGGGTTCTCTCCTGGGGTgaaggccagggaggaggggccTCAGGCAGATAGGGACCAGGTAATGGAATGTAGGGGACCAGGCTGCAGTATAGCTCATAAAATCTGGAGGGGTCAGGTCCTGCCTGGGGCACCCCTATTCCTCCAGCAATGACTTCCCCCCGAATTCCCCAAATCTGAATCCCCTCCCAGCCCTGTCACTACTCAAACTTGGACTTGGTTTGAGCCTCCTTTATTTTCTAAGCCTTGGTTTCGGTGTCTGTCAACTGGTTATTAGAGTGTCTGTTCTGTCCACCTCCCAGGGCTTCAGCAGATCAGAGAGACACCCACAAAAGAAACTACAAGGTATAGCACTGCCTGTCCACAGGTTCCCAGACTTAGGTGGGGCCCAGGTGGAACCATTTCCTCCATTGCTAAGGAAAGTTCTCAGGCCAGAAGAATTTCTGGGGAGAGCAGGACTTAGAATCAAGATACTGAATCCAGCACGTTCCAGGAACCCTGCCCTCCCCAGTCCCAGGCAGACACCTAGGGCTCAATCATGCCAGCTAGGGTCAGAGGTAGAGTCCGGAAACTGAACAGCTGCTGGGCATAGACCCAGTTAGACCAGTgttcagggaggggcacagatagCAGAGTGCTAAGTAGGTGTGTCCATAGGTAGTCTGCTCAtggagttttccttttctctcatgaTGGATCTGGGTTTTATCATTCATATAACTGATTCCATATGCCTTTGACAGCTTGCTCACATTTCTAGCCATGACAGGTTTCACCTacctctggaaaactgtatggaagtGTATTTGGCCCTCTCTAGGTACAACCTCAGCAGAAATACCAAAGTCTGACTTTCCAGCCCCATGAGCACCTTTTGCAGagggaagaaatcaagaaatggagGTCACTGGGTTTTATTTGAGTCCAGAAGGGAAGGCCTCGCCTCACACACACCAGGCCCCAGTGTTCTAAAGCCtgaggaggggggtggtggcCATGGCAGCACAGAAAAGCatggcctccctgccctccaggcagCCTGCACAAAGGAGTAGGACAGATCCAGAGGAAGCCCAGCTCCCTTCAGGGGCTGaccaggaaggggaaggagcagTTGGACTAGAGCTCTGTCTTCGTGACAGGTGCCTCCTCTGAGCAGGCCCCCTGGGGGCCTCCACACAGCAACGCCTCCAGAGCCTCTCGGCCTTGTTGGTGGGCTTCGTAGATCTGGTCTTCTCCAAACTCCCCCAGGTAGTGCAAACATGTCATGGAGAGCCTACGGGAGCCCAGCAAGAGCCTCAGACTTTGCCTGCCCCACAGGGGGCTGATCAAGGCTCCAAAGTCTCCATTCCACCCCCCATTCCTGCCATCACCTGGTGGGCCAGGGGCCCCCTGTGATCATCACACTGATGTTTGGCTCTGGCCCCTTGCTGAGTCCTGGGCCCGTGAGACGTTTCACCTGGTTCACTTCTCGGACCCCGTAGCTGGAAGCAGTGGGGAGGAGAGATACAGCATTAGTGGGAGCCCTGCCAGCAAGGGATCCATCCCCACATGAAGCTGAGCACACTGGGCATTTGCTGAAGCCAGAGCCCAGATTCTGATCTTCCCTGATggaaaactgaggaccagagagggaaAGCccctggcccaaggtcacacagcaaccATATATCCTGGCCACCTACCATTCTACTTGCTCCTAGCTCCAGAGCTCAGACTGCCTCACAGCCAGCCCCCTACCTTAGACCAGAGCCCTAGTGGATTGTGTGTCTGGCGTGAGTGGGAGAATGAGAACCTCTACCCATCATCCCTTCCCCTGGGGGAGGGTGGTAGGGACCAGACTTTTGACTCACCCCTGCCAGGTCTGGGAGCAGCTCTGGTCCAGGATGTCTGTGTATACTGATTCACTCAGCTCCTGCTGCCCTCCTGAGTCCCGGGTGTGAAGCTTGGCCTCTGCCTTTGCCAAATGTTGCCACATCTAGAACAAGGAGGGGCTGAGAGCTAGGACTTTTGGACTGCTCaatggtgggagaggggcagacaggagcCTGGGTCTCCGGGAGAAAGTGAGGTAAGCCTTTTGAGCAGGAAACTCCTGTGAACAGGCTTCATGGCCCTCCCACAGGCTCGGAAAGCTGAGACTGGGTCTGCTGAGATAGGATCCACTTCCCTGGAATGGGGTGGGTGGGAAACTCTGAAGTGGAAAGTTAGGCCTGAGCACTGGGCCTCCTTCCCCAGGGCACACCTGCCCATCAGcacatgatattttattttatttttttaagtttatttatttttaagagagagaaagaatcccaagcagactcctgcactgtcagtgcagagcccgacatggggctcaagcccagaaaatgcaagatcatgacctgaactgaaaccaaaagtcgATGCTTAGCTGACAGAGCCATTCTTCTTCTTAAAccacaagaaggaaagaaaaaagaaaaaaaaaaaaaaaaaaaaaacagagcccAGTCTTCAATGACACGTGTGCTCAtaggctcccctccccccatagaGATATTCAGGCATGCTTGACAGGCTTGTGCATGAACGCGAGATACACACATACTCATATATTCATGTACTCaacccacatgcacacatgcacatatacaccaGTGCTCCCTGGTCATATTTTGGGAAGGAGCCCCAACCCGAGGATAAGCCTGGAAAAGAAAGAGTCCAAGAGGACAAGCTCGTGACTACCTAGGGTCTCAAGATATTGTGGAATGGGTGTCCCAGATAATCTGCTTGCTATTGGGCAGagagatgggtaaactgaggcatggaggTTTAGGTGAGGTGAAGGTGGAAATATCATGGAAGGCTGAATCTAACTCGATACCCTGGGATTGAGAGTTTAGAAATCaaaggccaggggcgcctgggtggttcagtcagttaagcgtcccacttttgatttcggctcaggtcatgatctcacatatataaataaatacttaaaaaaaaaaaagaaaaagaaatcaaaagccaATAGTAGAATCTGAGGTAGAAGGAGGGGACTGTCTTCAAGAGGGGCCTGGATAGGGTCAGGGGAACTGCTGGGGGGAGGTACTCACCTGGTAGGCCACCGCCCTGCAGGCATCACAGCGAAGGTGAGCAGGCATATGAGCTGAGTACTTCTCCTCATCGTCCAGCTGCGGGGCAGTGGCTGTGAGTGGAGCCCTGTCTCCAAGGCCCCCTGGGAtgccccaggctcccagcagcAGCAGTGTCAGTGTCAGTGACAGCCTCATGGTCTGTGGAGCTGGCTCAGTGAGCATGGGCTGTGGTTGGGGTGCAGGTGTGCATGTGTACGTGTGCAGTGGGGGCCGCCCCGGAACTCCTGACCCAACCAATGGGGAACCAACACCTcacccctcccactctctcccttcccccagggccCTGAAGATGCCACGTGTGCACCTCCTCTAGTGGGATCCTTGCTTCAGCCAACTCaactccatttcacagatagggAACAATGATGTAAGGAGGGGGGCTGAGCATGGGCAAGAACACATGGGAGCTGATACCTCCCATGTCCTGGGATCTGGCAACTCAGTGGGCACTGTCCTGAGTACCTTGGGGGAAGAGGTACTTGGTTAGTGTCATTTTTATGAGCACatgaaggctcagagagaagtGACAAATCCAAGACCATACAGCTACAAGGGCCATACTGAAACTGGAATCCAAACCTGATTGACCCCAAAGCCACTGGCCACTCAGCCACCAGGAGGAATTAGGTCACAGGCATGGCTGCCAGCCTAGGGCTCCCTCCCTGGGAGGCAAGTTTGCTGAGGCAAGGATGCCATGGCACATGAAAGACACACATGGGCTCCTTCCCTGAGCCTGAGGGCCATACCAAGGCATGGAAGAGCATTATGGGGGGTGTTAGGGGTTGTGATAGgaaatcagaaatcagacaagTTACACCAGTCATTCCGACCATCATGGCTCATTGGGTCAGTGATTTATTGCACACCAGGATGAGGTGAGGGGACCAGGAGCAGCCCAGGGCCCTTCATGTCATCAGAACCAGCATCTGTGGCCATAAGAAGATGTTCAGGTTATTCTGACTCATAGTTCTCCTGGTCAGCTTCCAGTccaaggcagagaggcagacagataGACTTCAAGGGACCCAGACCCCCCAGAGGCCTGGAACCTAAGTAAGGCATCCATCTCTGTCCCCAACAACTGCTTCTAATGGGAACTCTTCTTCCACAAACTCATCACATCATCACTTATCAGTTCAACAAGCTTCTGCCAATTCAAGCTCAGAACTCCACACAGACCCCCATGTAGAGCATCTCCTACCCCATTCATCTCTCTCAGGCCTCCTCAGAGGCTCCTATAATCTCAGGGCAATTAGAACACAGGCCCTTCCTTGCTGTGCCCAGCCTGCAGAGCCACCCCCTCTCTGGGCATGGTTGCCACAACTGTTACTGAGGCAGTTGAACCAGTTGAGGCTCCATGTCTCTGTCCCCGCCCTCATCCCGACCCCAGGGGCATCCCTTTTACTGCCAGCCTTAACTCATCCTCCATTACACCCAGAACCCAGAATGGTCAAGAGGTTCTGCTTGTAAGTCCTTCCTGATGATTCACTTCATCTGCTTTCCACTCTGGGTGGGGATGGCTTAAGCCCCCCACTCCTGGCCCTAGGATGAGCCAGCTCAGCTCTGAGGGCTTAGAGAagccaagtcagatgctgagGTTAAGGGGAGGATGAGAGTTGGGGCTCCCAGTTGGAGACTACAGCTgcctccccacccaacccccatCCCCAGGCTGACTGTCCATAACCATAACCACTTCCATATTACTTCCCTGCTCTGCCTCCACCTGCTGTCTCAACAGCTCTCCTTCTCAGACCCTGCCTGGCCTAGGGGCTGCACTGGCCACTTTCCCACACAGCCTCCCAGGCCAAGGCTCACACCCTCTTCCAAAGAATAACAAAGTTGCTAGCCAGAGTCCTTCTCCTTCCATCCCACCAGTGCTCACTAGCCTGCTCCATCTCAGCTGGGTCCACCAttcagggagggacagacagctCACTACCTCTGGGAGCAGCCCAGACCTCTGCTGCTCCTATTTCTTGTTGCCCCTAGCAAACCCCAACAGCCCCTCAAATTGGCTCCTGGGGACAACTCTTGAGACCCCtcacttttacacacacacaaacacactacACTCTGGGAATGCTTGGGAAAGGAGTATACAATTTTGTTGGGGGAGGAAGTAGGCAGCCACTTTCTGAATTCCAGCTCCATCAGTCCCAAAGTTTCAGATACATTCTCTGAAGGTAACTTCCGGTCTGAAGATTGGATGCGATGAGTAAAAGAAAGAGGtgatagaaggaaagaa from Panthera uncia isolate 11264 chromosome A1 unlocalized genomic scaffold, Puncia_PCG_1.0 HiC_scaffold_17, whole genome shotgun sequence carries:
- the MZB1 gene encoding marginal zone B- and B1-cell-specific protein, with product MLTEPAPQTMRLSLTLTLLLLGAWGIPGGLGDRAPLTATAPQLDDEEKYSAHMPAHLRCDACRAVAYQMWQHLAKAEAKLHTRDSGGQQELSESVYTDILDQSCSQTWQGYGVREVNQVKRLTGPGLSKGPEPNISVMITGGPWPTRLSMTCLHYLGEFGEDQIYEAHQQGREALEALLCGGPQGACSEEAPVTKTEL